The nucleotide window TGGATGGAGTGTTCAACCTGTTCAAAGGTCATGCAGATGCAACGGCTCAAAGAGGCTGAAGCGGTTGGTGCCCAGGTTATGATTACGGCATGTCCTAAATGCCAGATTCATTTGACATGTGCAAAGAAAAATACAGACCACAATATTGATATTATAGACCTTGTATCCTATCTTGTTGCAAACATTGAGTAAAGATAAAAAATCAAGGGTTTTTATAATAAAACTGGAGTTAATCAATGGGAAAAAATAATCAAATTCACGGTTCGGTCATGGTAGTGGGTTCCGGTATTGCAGGAATGCAGGCTGCCCTTGATCTGGCGGATTCAGGGTATTTTGTTCATCTGGTTGAAAAAGCCCCTTCCATCGGCGGGGTCATGGCCCAGCTGGACAAGACATTTCCTACCAATGACTGTGCCATGTGAGTCATCTCACCTAAACTGGTCGAGGTCGGCCGGCACTTAAACATTCAGCTTCACACCCTTTCCACAGTTCAAGACATTCAAGGAGAGGCGGGTGATTTTACCGTGTCCATTAAAAAGGCTCCCAGGTATGTGGATATGGACAAATGCATAGCCTGTGGAGAATGTACAAAAAAATGCCCTGGAAAAACTCCGGATGAGTTTAATGAAGGGCTGGATAAGAGAAAGGCCATTTATGTGCCTTATCCCCAGGCAGTACCGTTAAAGTATGTCATTGATCCGTCAAAATGCTTGAAAATTCTCAAGGATAAATGCGGTACTTGTGCAAAAGTATGTCCTGCCGGTGCTATCAACTATGATGACAAGGAAGAGAACCTTACGCTGAGCGTGGGATCAGTTATTATGGCTGCCGGGTTCAAGCCTTTTGATCCTTCAGGGCTTGATAATTATCAATATTCAAAATTTCCCAATGTGGTTACCAGTATTGAGTTTGAAAGAATTTTGTCTGCTGGCGGGCCAACGCATGGCCACATTGAATGTTATCCTGACAAGACAGAGCCTAAAAAGATTGCCTGGCTGCAATGTGTGGGGTCAAGAGATCAGAACAAATGCGATAATAAATATTGTTCTTCTGTCTGCTGCATGTATGCGGTTAAAGAGGCCATGATGGCCAAGGATCACATTCACGGCGAGTTTGAGGCATCCATCTTTTTGATGGATATGAGAACCTATGGAAAAGATTTTGAAAAATATTATGAACGGGCAAAAGATGACGGGGTCAGGTTTGTCCGGTCAAGAATTCATACCATCACAGAAGATAAAAATAACGGTCTGGTATGTACATATGTAACCGAAGACGGAAAAAATATTGAAGAAACCTTTGACATGATGGTTTTGTCCGTGGGTATGGAAACACCACACGATCTTGTTCAAACCGTTAAAGATATGGGTATTGAACTCAATGCCAATAATTTTGTCGTCACATCGGGTTTCTCACCTGTTGAAACATCCCGTAAAGGGTTTTATGTGTGCGGCGCTCTTCAGGAACCCAAAGATATTCCCCTGGCTGTAATGGAAGCCAGTGCCGCAGCTTGTGATGCAGGAACCAGTTTGTCCCCTTCAAGGGGAAGCCTGACCCGGACCAAGGAATATCCGGCAGAGGTTGATGTTATAAGCGAAGATCCTAGAGTGGGTGTGTTTGTCTGCAATTGTGGAACAAACATCGGCGGGATCGTGGATGTGCCGGCTGTTGCCGAATATGCAAGGACCCTTCCCAATGTTGCCTTTGTTGAAGAGAACATGTTCACCTGTTCCCAGGATACTCAGGACAAGATGAAAAAGGTGATTGAAGAAAATCATTTGAACCGGATCGTGGTTGCCGCGTGTACTCCAAGAACCCATGAAGCGCTTTTCCAGGAAACTTTAAAGGATTCGGGCCTGAATAAATATCTGGTTGAAATGGCCAATATCCGAAATCAGTGTTCCTGGGTTCATTCAAAAGAGCCGGAGCTTGCCACGGCCAAATCAAAAGATCTTGTACGGATTGCCGTTGCAAAAGCAACGCTGATGAGACCCTTGCCCCAGCCGTCTGTTGGTGTCGTGCAAAAGGGATTGGTCATTGGTGGCGGTGTTGCAGGTATTACGGCAGCGCTTGGACTTGCCAGACAGGGTTTTTTCACCACTTTGGTTGAAAAAAATGATGTGCTGGGCGGCAATGCCCTTAGCCTGAATCATACCTGGAATGGTGAATCAATTACTCAAAATGTGAGAGCCCTGATCAGTGAAGTTCAGGAACATCCCATGATTGATGTGTTTACCGGGACAAGTGTGTCTGCAACTTCCGGTTTTATCGGTAATTTTTCGACCACTATTGCCACGGGTGAACAAGAACAGGTCATTGAGCATGGTGCGATTATTGTCGCCACCGGTGCAAAGGAAAGAAAACCCACAGAATACCTGTATGGTGAAGATGACAGGGTTTTGACCCACCTTGAGCTTGACAGGAAAATAGCAACGGATGATGCTTTTGTTAAGAACATGGATACGGCAGTTTTTATTCAATGTGTCGGATCAAGGGAGCCTGAACGGCCTTATTGTTCAAAGGTATGCTGTACGCATTCGGTAAAGTCCGCACTTGCATTCAAAGAGCTGAACCCGGATATGGAAGTGTATATCATTTACAGGGATATCAGAACTTACGGGCAAAGAGAAGAACTCTACAAGGAAGCCAGGGATAAAGGCGTGATTTTTATCCGGTATTCCCATGACAAAAAACCCGTGGTTAAAACACAGGATAATGAGGTTTTAGTACGGGTTAAAGATCATGTGCTTGACCTTGACCTGGAGATCAGTACCGATCTTGTGGTACTGGCATCCGCAATTGTTCCGGAAGATAATTCAGCGTTGGCCCAGATGTTCAAGCTGTCGTTAAATGATGACAACTTTTTCATGGAAGCTCATGCAAAGCTTCGTCCGGTGGATTTTGCCACGGATGGTATTTTCCTGGCAGGTATGGCCCATTATCCAAAACCGATTGAAGAGAGTATTTCCCAGGCAAAAGCTGCTGTTTCAAGGGCAACAGTTGTTCTGTCCAAAGAAACCGTCACGGTTGACGGTGTGGTATCCCAGGTGAATGAAGCTTTGTGCCGGGGCTGTTGTGCCTGCGAAGAAGCGTGTGCTTTCGGGGCCATTACGGTTAACGAGCAGGAAAACGGGGTGAAAATCGCCACGGTTCAGCAAGCTCTTTGCAAAGGATGTGGCGGATGTGCGGCAGCTTGCCCAACTGGTGCTGCAAGTGTTTTCCATTATGATAATGAAGTGCTGGCCATGGTTGAGACAGCACTTGAACAATAGAAAGGATTGAAGATGTCAAAAGATTTTAATCCGCGGATTTTAACATTTGCCTGCAACTGGTGTTCATATGCAGCAGCAGATCTTGCAGGTGTCAGCCGGTTTCAGTATCCGCCCAATATGAGAATTATCAGGGTTATGTGTTCAGGCGGTATCAATCCCAATTATATTTTGAAAGCATTTGAAAAGGGAGCAGACGGTGTTCTGGTTTCAGGCTGACACATTGGTGATTGTCATTACCTGGACGGTAATGTAAAGGCTCAGAAAATGTTTAAAATGACGGGTGAATTTTTAAAACTTTTGGGAATTGATTCACAAAGAGTCCGTATAGAATGGATTTCTTCTGCTGAAGGAACAAGGTTTGCAGAAGTTGCCAATGAATTTACTCAAACCATAAAAGCCTTGGGGCCTGCCAATATACAAAAGGTGGCCTGATGGGTGATAGTTTATATGAAAGTCCCGGTAAAGCCGGGATTAACTTTCAACCTTTGTTGCGGGCAAATCAGGGCGACCGGATTTTTGTGGAAAATGGTCAGGTTTGCCCCGTGGCAGTTATAAAAAGCGGTAACAGGAGGTAGATTGTGACAAAGGATATACTTGTCCTTGGCGGAGGAATTGCCGGGATTCAGTCTTCACTGGATCTGGCGGAGATGGGGTTCAAGGTCCACCTTGTGGAGAGCCTTCCTTCCATTGGCGGGAAAATGGCTCAGCTTGACAAGACGTTCCCTACCAATGACTGTGCCATCTGAATACTTTCGCCCAAGATGCTGGATGTCGGTCGACATCCCAATATAAAACTTCTGGCGTATAGTGAACTTGAGAAAATAGAGGGTGAAGCAGGAAATTTTACTGCAACTGTAAAAAGAAAAGCAAGATATGTGGACGAAAACAAATGCACGGGCTGCGGTGCCTGCGCACAAGCGTGTCCCACACCTGTTCTGGATTTGTATAATGAAGGGCATGCACAAAGAAAAGCCATATATTCATGGTTTGCACAGGGGATTCCATCCACCCATGCTATTGACCCGGATCATTGCCGGGTATTGACAGGAAAAAAATGCGGGATCTGCCAGAAAAAATGTGAAGCAGATGCCATTGATTTTGAGCAAAAAGACGCTATTCTTGAACTTTCAGTGGGTGCAATCATTGTGTCAACAGGGTATGATGTGTTTGATCCGGCTAAAATACCTGAATATCGGTATACCCAATTGGACAATGTGATAACCGCAATGGAATTTGAAAGGTTTTTATCTGCTTCCGGCCCTACGGCAGGGCATATTTACCGTCCTTCCGACCGGAAGGTAAAAGCAACCATATCGGATCTTGAAAAAAAGGTTAAAAAATCCCAAAAAGCATTGGACCGGTTTGAAAAGAACCATGGTATAAAAAGCGATGAATTTTATTCAGCCTATAAGGCCGGCAGTTTGAATCCGGGTGAAGATCTTGAAAAAGATCAGGACAACTGGGCTAAAAAATATGCTGCTCATCTTGAGAATGCGATTCCCCTTGAAGATTTAAAAGAAAAAGCCAAAGGATTTACAACCGCAAAGAATATCGCCTTTATTCAATGCGTGGGATCAAGGGATTTAAGGTTTTATCCGTTTTGTTCCGGATATTGCTGCATGCATTCCATCAAAGAGGCTATTATTGCTCATGAACATGACAATGACACCCATTCGGTTATTTTTGGAATGGATATCAGGGCAGTCGGTAAAGGTTTTGAAGAGTATAAAATTCGCGGGGGCAATAATTCCAATGTCTCCTATAAACGGTCCAGGGTAGCTGAAATTACAAAGAATGCAGATGAAAGTCCGGTTCTGATTTATGAAGATACCCAGAAACAGAAAGTGGAAAAACAGGCCTTTGATCTGGTTGTTCTGGCCACTGCCTGTGGGCCTGTAAAAGGAGCTCAGAAAATTTCAGATACATTGGGGATTGATCTTGACCGGTATGGATTTTTTAAAACCGATCCTGCAAATCCTCTGGATACATCCAAAGAAGGCATTTATGTCTGCGGGTGTGCCCACAGCCCCATGGATATCCCTGAATCCGTTGCCCAGGCAAGTTCTGCTGCTGCAAGAGCAGCTCAGACTGTGATAAAAAAAAATGATAAAAAGGCATCATAAAGAAAGGTTGCCAAAAATGACTATAAATAATTTAACACCTTATGAAGAGCCTCGCATCGGTGTCTTTGTTTGTGACTGCGGTTCAAATATTGCCGGACATATGGATTGTACTGATGTTGCGGAATATGCCAAAACTCTTCCTCATGTCGTGTATGTAAAGGAAAATCTTTATACCTGCTCTGAAGCCGGGATTGGGGAAATTAAAAAAGCCATCAAAGAGCAGAATCTGACCCGGGTTGTCGTGGCATCATGTTCACCAAGAACCCATCATCCTTTGTTTTCAAGTTCCTGTGCTGAAGCAGGTTTAAATCCTTATCTTTTTGAGATGGTCAATATCAGGGACCAGTGTTCCTGGGTCCATATGGGAAAAAGAGAAGAGGCCACTCAAAAGGCCAAAGAGCTGATTGCCATGGGTGTTGCCAAGAGTGCCGGGTTGGAGCCTCAAAAAGAGATTGAATCTTCTTTGATCAGAAAAATTCTGGTTATTGGCGGGGGGATTGCAGGGTTATCTGCTGCCCAGGCATTGTCAGACATGAATCTGGACATCATCCTGGTGGAAAAAACCCCCAGTCTTGGAGGTCTTTTAAGACAGGTTCATCATCTTGATACAGGGGGAAGTGCTGAGCAAACCCTTTCTGAAATTGTTGATGATATTCAATCAAAATCCAATATTACCTGTTATACCAGTGCAACAGTCAAAGAAACGGGCGGATATATTGGTAATTATGATATTAAAATAGAGACACAAGATGGTCTGATTGAAGAACATGTCGGCTGTATAGTGGTTGCCACTGGTGCAGTGCCGCTCATCCCGGAAGGCCTTTATGGGTATGACGGTAAAAATGTCATCTCATTAATGCAGCTTGAACAATTGCTTAAAAAAGATGAGCTTGCTGCAAAAAGGGTTGTTTTTATCCAGTGTGCAGGAGCCAGGACCAAAGAAAAAGAATATTGCTCAAGAATCTGCTGTACCATTGGGGTTAAAAATGCCATGCTGATCAAAGAAAAATTTCCTTTGACCGATGTCAGGGTTCTTTATCGAGACATGCAGATGTATGGTACTCATAAAGAGCAGATGCTCTGGGATGCCAGGGGAAAAGGTATCAGGTTTGATGTGTACGGCCCTGATAATCCACCACAAGTGAAAAATGGAAAAGTGACGTTTTTTCAAGCTGTTACCGGCAAGAATGTGGAAGTTGATGCAGATCTTGTTGTCCTGTCCACCCCCCTTGTGCCGAGAAGTGATTCAGGGTCCCTGGCTAATATGTTGCGTGTTCCCACGGACCAGAATGGATTTTTCCTGGAAGCCCATGCAAAGCTTCGTCCCCTTGATTTTGCTGCAGACGGTATTTTTGTCTGCGGATCAGGACGTTATCCTGCCACATCCACTGAAGCCAGAACTCAAGGCATTGGTGTGGCTTCAAGGGTGGCAGCCATTTTATTCAAGGAAAAACTGGTAAAAAGTGCAATTGTGGCACAGATTGATCCTGATTCTTGTGTGGGGTGTATGGCATGTCTTTCCATGTGTCCTTATGAAGCCATTACCTATAATGGGGATAAACATATTTGTGAAATCAATGAAATTCTTTGCAAAGGATGCGGGAATTGTGCAGCGACCTGTCCGTCCCATAGTGCGCAGCTTAGAGGTTTTAAACCCGATCAATTGATGGCACAGATCGGGGCGGCGTAACAGCCTGAACGGTCAGTCCATCGTATCAATGGTTGATCATAAGTTGAAGGTTGATCGCAAATTGGACCCAAAGAGTGGAAACTTTAAATATATATAAGGAAAGAAGTAAATGAGCGACAATAATTTTGAGCCCCATATAGTATGTTTCCTGTGTACCTGGTGAGCATATGCAGCTGCTGACCTGGCTGGGGTCAGTCGTATGCAGTACCCGGCAAATATCCGTATAATCCGGGTAATGTGTTCAGGGAGCGTGTCTCCCCATCATATGCTACGCGCCTTTCAACAAGGTGTTGACGGTGTTTTTGTGGGTGGTTGACATTTGAGCGAATGCAATTACCTGTATGGTAATTATTCTACGGAAAAAAGAGTAGCGGTTCTTTCCCAGATGCTTGATTTCTGCGGTGTTGAAAAAGAGCGGCTTCGGGCCAGATGGGTATCCTCAGCAGAAGCACCTGAATTTGTTGAGGAGATCAACCATTTTATTGATACCCTTAAGAAACTTGGACCGTCACCATTAAAGAAAAAGTCATCTAAAAATGTTGCTTAACAGTTATCAAAAGGCTCATGACTACATCATAATAAGATTTTTGTTGTAGCCGTTATGTTATAGCTGTTACCGGTATGTTATAGCTGTTATTGTTATAGCTGTTACCATTATAGCTGTTACCATTATATGTTAAGTGTTAACTAAAAAACTTGTCATAGGTGTTTTTATGATTGATAGAGTAAAACAAAAAATAAACGAACTTCTTTCAGATGATTCTGTAAAGGGCGTTGTTGCACTTGTAACAGCCAATGGCCATGTGGCGCCGTGTTTGTTTCAAAAAGGTGATGATCTGGATAAGCTTTGCCTTGGAGATACGGAAAAACCCGGGGATGCAAGGTATCCTTTGAATAAAGTTCTTGTTACCATTGCAAGACAATATCCGGAAGATGTGTTTGGGGTTCTGGTTCGCGGGTGTGACGAAAGAGGTCTTTATAGCC belongs to Desulfobacula toluolica Tol2 and includes:
- a CDS encoding CoB--CoM heterodisulfide reductase iron-sulfur subunit A family protein, which translates into the protein MGKNNQIHGSVMVVGSGIAGMQAALDLADSGYFVHLVEKAPSIGGVMAQLDKTFPTNDCAMUVISPKLVEVGRHLNIQLHTLSTVQDIQGEAGDFTVSIKKAPRYVDMDKCIACGECTKKCPGKTPDEFNEGLDKRKAIYVPYPQAVPLKYVIDPSKCLKILKDKCGTCAKVCPAGAINYDDKEENLTLSVGSVIMAAGFKPFDPSGLDNYQYSKFPNVVTSIEFERILSAGGPTHGHIECYPDKTEPKKIAWLQCVGSRDQNKCDNKYCSSVCCMYAVKEAMMAKDHIHGEFEASIFLMDMRTYGKDFEKYYERAKDDGVRFVRSRIHTITEDKNNGLVCTYVTEDGKNIEETFDMMVLSVGMETPHDLVQTVKDMGIELNANNFVVTSGFSPVETSRKGFYVCGALQEPKDIPLAVMEASAAACDAGTSLSPSRGSLTRTKEYPAEVDVISEDPRVGVFVCNCGTNIGGIVDVPAVAEYARTLPNVAFVEENMFTCSQDTQDKMKKVIEENHLNRIVVAACTPRTHEALFQETLKDSGLNKYLVEMANIRNQCSWVHSKEPELATAKSKDLVRIAVAKATLMRPLPQPSVGVVQKGLVIGGGVAGITAALGLARQGFFTTLVEKNDVLGGNALSLNHTWNGESITQNVRALISEVQEHPMIDVFTGTSVSATSGFIGNFSTTIATGEQEQVIEHGAIIVATGAKERKPTEYLYGEDDRVLTHLELDRKIATDDAFVKNMDTAVFIQCVGSREPERPYCSKVCCTHSVKSALAFKELNPDMEVYIIYRDIRTYGQREELYKEARDKGVIFIRYSHDKKPVVKTQDNEVLVRVKDHVLDLDLEISTDLVVLASAIVPEDNSALAQMFKLSLNDDNFFMEAHAKLRPVDFATDGIFLAGMAHYPKPIEESISQAKAAVSRATVVLSKETVTVDGVVSQVNEALCRGCCACEEACAFGAITVNEQENGVKIATVQQALCKGCGGCAAACPTGAASVFHYDNEVLAMVETALEQ
- a CDS encoding 4Fe-4S dicluster domain-containing protein — translated: MLDVGRHPNIKLLAYSELEKIEGEAGNFTATVKRKARYVDENKCTGCGACAQACPTPVLDLYNEGHAQRKAIYSWFAQGIPSTHAIDPDHCRVLTGKKCGICQKKCEADAIDFEQKDAILELSVGAIIVSTGYDVFDPAKIPEYRYTQLDNVITAMEFERFLSASGPTAGHIYRPSDRKVKATISDLEKKVKKSQKALDRFEKNHGIKSDEFYSAYKAGSLNPGEDLEKDQDNWAKKYAAHLENAIPLEDLKEKAKGFTTAKNIAFIQCVGSRDLRFYPFCSGYCCMHSIKEAIIAHEHDNDTHSVIFGMDIRAVGKGFEEYKIRGGNNSNVSYKRSRVAEITKNADESPVLIYEDTQKQKVEKQAFDLVVLATACGPVKGAQKISDTLGIDLDRYGFFKTDPANPLDTSKEGIYVCGCAHSPMDIPESVAQASSAAARAAQTVIKKNDKKAS
- a CDS encoding FAD-dependent oxidoreductase; the protein is MTKDILVLGGGIAGIQSSLDLAEMGFKVHLVESLPSIGGKMAQLDKTFPTNDCAI
- a CDS encoding hydrogenase iron-sulfur subunit, translating into MSDNNFEPHIVCFLCTWUAYAAADLAGVSRMQYPANIRIIRVMCSGSVSPHHMLRAFQQGVDGVFVGGUHLSECNYLYGNYSTEKRVAVLSQMLDFCGVEKERLRARWVSSAEAPEFVEEINHFIDTLKKLGPSPLKKKSSKNVA
- a CDS encoding hydrogenase iron-sulfur subunit; translation: MSKDFNPRILTFACNWCSYAAADLAGVSRFQYPPNMRIIRVMCSGGINPNYILKAFEKGADGVLVSGUHIGDCHYLDGNVKAQKMFKMTGEFLKLLGIDSQRVRIEWISSAEGTRFAEVANEFTQTIKALGPANIQKVA
- a CDS encoding CoB--CoM heterodisulfide reductase iron-sulfur subunit A family protein produces the protein MTINNLTPYEEPRIGVFVCDCGSNIAGHMDCTDVAEYAKTLPHVVYVKENLYTCSEAGIGEIKKAIKEQNLTRVVVASCSPRTHHPLFSSSCAEAGLNPYLFEMVNIRDQCSWVHMGKREEATQKAKELIAMGVAKSAGLEPQKEIESSLIRKILVIGGGIAGLSAAQALSDMNLDIILVEKTPSLGGLLRQVHHLDTGGSAEQTLSEIVDDIQSKSNITCYTSATVKETGGYIGNYDIKIETQDGLIEEHVGCIVVATGAVPLIPEGLYGYDGKNVISLMQLEQLLKKDELAAKRVVFIQCAGARTKEKEYCSRICCTIGVKNAMLIKEKFPLTDVRVLYRDMQMYGTHKEQMLWDARGKGIRFDVYGPDNPPQVKNGKVTFFQAVTGKNVEVDADLVVLSTPLVPRSDSGSLANMLRVPTDQNGFFLEAHAKLRPLDFAADGIFVCGSGRYPATSTEARTQGIGVASRVAAILFKEKLVKSAIVAQIDPDSCVGCMACLSMCPYEAITYNGDKHICEINEILCKGCGNCAATCPSHSAQLRGFKPDQLMAQIGAA